From one Microbacterium aurum genomic stretch:
- a CDS encoding alpha/beta fold hydrolase — MDTTTDVLLIPGFWLDAASWDDVVPTLRAAGLAPRALTMPGVGAGAAAAAEIGLADWIAAVVAEIDRAPGPVVVVGHSGGGNVAWGAVDARPDRVSRVVFVDTVPPPPGANVGEFETDQPIIPFPGWGFFDDEDVADLDPQTRERTAPRALSIPTRVTTDAIALTDDRRYAVPVTVLSGQRDDAEFRRFLAQWGPFADEFTAIADTEVVRLGTGHWPQFSQPERLGEALVAAIQRAG, encoded by the coding sequence ATGGACACCACGACCGACGTTCTCCTCATTCCCGGCTTCTGGCTCGACGCGGCGTCGTGGGACGACGTCGTGCCGACCCTCCGCGCGGCGGGGCTCGCACCCCGCGCCCTCACCATGCCCGGCGTGGGCGCCGGGGCCGCGGCGGCCGCCGAGATCGGTCTCGCCGACTGGATCGCCGCCGTGGTGGCCGAGATCGACCGCGCGCCGGGACCGGTGGTCGTCGTCGGGCATTCCGGCGGCGGCAACGTGGCGTGGGGCGCCGTCGACGCGCGACCCGATCGGGTGTCCCGGGTGGTCTTCGTCGACACCGTGCCTCCCCCGCCCGGGGCGAACGTCGGCGAGTTCGAGACGGACCAGCCGATCATCCCCTTCCCCGGGTGGGGCTTCTTCGACGACGAGGACGTCGCCGACCTCGACCCGCAGACGCGGGAGCGAACGGCGCCGCGCGCACTCAGCATCCCGACCCGCGTGACGACCGATGCGATCGCGCTGACCGACGATCGTCGCTACGCCGTGCCCGTCACCGTGCTCTCCGGCCAGCGCGACGATGCGGAGTTCCGCCGCTTCCTCGCGCAGTGGGGGCCCTTCGCCGACGAGTTCACCGCGATCGCCGACACCGAGGTGGTGCGCCTGGGCACGGGCCACTGGCCCCAGTTCTCGCAGCCGGAGCGGCTGGGCGAGGCCCTCGTCGCGGCGATCCAGCGCGCCGGCTGA
- a CDS encoding glucose-1-phosphate adenylyltransferase: MPAAPKVFGIILAGGEGKRLMPLTEDRAKPAVPFGGQYRLIDFAISNLINSGLRQIVVLTQYKSHSLDRHISQTWRMSALLNSYVASVPAQQRLGKRWFSGSADAILQSLNLIYDEKPDIVVVIGADHVYRMDFEQMLDAHIASGAKATVAGIRQPISLANQFGVIDLDPTDNVTIRDFLEKPQNPTGLSDAPHEVLASMGNYIFDADALIAAVETDGELPGSNHDMGGDIVPYFVNRGEAAVYDFKRNDVPGSTDRDRDYWRDVGTIDSFFDAHMDLISTLPIFNLYSMDWPIHSQAINSPPAKFVRDGVGRMGNAIDSIVSLGSVLSGTHLERSVVGPWTLSAGGSTITDSVLFDHVDVGAGARVHRAILDKNVVLEPGATVGVDRALDLARGFTVTDSGITVVGKNARIAR; encoded by the coding sequence ATGCCTGCAGCGCCGAAGGTCTTCGGAATCATCCTCGCCGGAGGCGAGGGTAAGCGACTCATGCCCCTGACGGAGGATCGCGCCAAACCCGCCGTGCCGTTCGGCGGCCAGTACCGCCTGATCGATTTCGCGATCTCGAACCTCATCAACTCCGGCCTGCGGCAGATCGTCGTGCTGACCCAGTACAAGTCGCACAGCCTCGACCGTCACATCTCGCAGACGTGGCGCATGTCGGCGCTGCTCAACTCCTACGTCGCCTCCGTGCCCGCCCAGCAGCGTCTCGGCAAGCGCTGGTTCTCCGGCTCGGCCGACGCGATCCTGCAGTCGCTGAACCTCATCTACGACGAGAAGCCCGACATCGTCGTCGTGATCGGCGCCGACCACGTGTACCGGATGGACTTCGAGCAGATGCTCGACGCCCACATCGCCTCGGGCGCGAAGGCGACCGTCGCCGGCATCCGTCAGCCGATCTCGCTGGCGAACCAGTTCGGCGTCATCGACCTGGATCCGACCGACAACGTCACGATCCGCGACTTCCTGGAAAAGCCCCAGAACCCCACCGGGCTCTCCGATGCGCCGCACGAGGTGCTCGCGTCGATGGGCAACTACATCTTCGACGCCGACGCCCTCATCGCCGCCGTCGAGACCGACGGCGAGCTGCCGGGCTCGAACCACGACATGGGCGGCGACATCGTGCCGTACTTCGTGAACCGCGGCGAAGCGGCCGTCTATGACTTCAAGCGCAACGACGTGCCCGGCTCCACCGACCGCGACCGCGACTACTGGCGCGACGTGGGGACGATCGACTCGTTCTTCGACGCCCACATGGATCTCATCTCGACGCTGCCGATCTTCAACCTGTACAGCATGGACTGGCCGATCCACTCGCAGGCGATCAACTCGCCGCCGGCGAAGTTCGTCCGCGACGGGGTGGGACGCATGGGCAACGCGATCGACTCGATCGTCTCGCTGGGCTCGGTGCTGTCGGGGACGCACCTCGAGCGCTCGGTCGTCGGGCCGTGGACGCTGTCGGCGGGCGGTTCGACGATCACCGATTCGGTGCTCTTCGACCATGTCGACGTCGGCGCGGGAGCGCGGGTGCACCGCGCCATCCTCGACAAGAACGTCGTACTCGAGCCGGGCGCCACCGTCGGCGTCGACCGGGCGCTGGACCTCGCGCGCGGCTTCACCGTCACCGACAGCGGGATCACCGTCGTCGGCAAGAACGCCCGCATCGCGCGCTGA
- the serB gene encoding phosphoserine phosphatase SerB: MPDARFLVVFDADSTLLRNEVIELIADEAGRGPEVAAATEAAMRGEVDFATSLRSRVRALEGVPVAAFERVRARVEPTPGAAELIDAIHDRGGVATVVSGGFHEVLDVVAPPLGVDIWRANRLAVASEALSGEVGGDIVDAAGKAAALLEWAEAYGVPLRRTIAIGDGANDLQMMAVAGLGLAFNAKPAVRAQADLVVGRVDLREVIPLLP, encoded by the coding sequence GTGCCTGACGCTCGCTTCCTCGTCGTCTTCGACGCCGACTCCACCCTGCTGCGCAACGAGGTCATCGAGCTGATCGCCGACGAGGCGGGCCGTGGCCCCGAGGTCGCGGCGGCCACCGAGGCCGCCATGCGCGGCGAGGTGGACTTCGCGACGAGCCTGCGCTCGCGCGTGCGCGCGCTGGAGGGGGTGCCCGTCGCGGCGTTTGAGCGGGTGCGCGCCCGCGTCGAGCCGACGCCCGGGGCCGCAGAGCTGATCGACGCGATCCACGACCGCGGCGGCGTCGCCACCGTCGTGTCGGGTGGCTTCCACGAGGTGCTCGACGTCGTCGCCCCGCCGCTCGGCGTGGACATCTGGCGGGCGAACCGGCTCGCGGTGGCATCGGAGGCGCTGTCGGGCGAGGTGGGGGGCGACATCGTGGATGCCGCGGGCAAAGCCGCCGCGCTCCTGGAGTGGGCCGAGGCGTACGGCGTGCCGCTGCGGCGGACGATCGCGATCGGCGACGGCGCGAACGACCTGCAGATGATGGCCGTCGCCGGCCTCGGGCTCGCTTTCAACGCGAAGCCCGCGGTGCGCGCTCAGGCCGACCTGGTGGTGGGGCGCGTGGACCTCCGCGAGGTCATCCCGCTCCTCCCCTGA